A stretch of Bradyrhizobium diazoefficiens DNA encodes these proteins:
- a CDS encoding potassium/proton antiporter, producing MASLDSFSLAILLGAVLVMAGILSSLLALRFGAPLLLVFLAIGMLAGDSGPGQLQFNDVGTTYLVGSVALALILFDGGLKTRFASIRTVLAPSVVLATVGVLLTALITAPVAKYALDLNWTEALLVGAVVASTDAAAVFLLVHTQGLRLRPRVGATLEAESGTNDPFAIFLTLMLVEYISLGASSPGHVAMEFVQEAVLGAVVGVVGGRLVVVGLNQVALPQGLHAPFVTTAALVIFGGSQIMHASGFLAVYLAGIIIGNRPTRAHNSVVAFLDAATWLAQIVMFVLLGLLVSPSRLGSSVLPAIGVAFVLMLVARPIAVFVCLAPFRFNWREKIFIAWTGLRGAVAIFLASIPMLVGLSKAYLYFDVAFVVVIISLLLQGWTLAPAARKLHVALPRAERGPRRIELDLPGQLEQQLVGYPVRPKSLYFRRGLIPSWSKPTLVIRKESILTPVEAEPVAPGDYIYLLAPPEKAEALDRFFVDMQPSSAPDPHLLGDFMVSGEHTLAELAEIYGVKAADDESKLTLADYFDVHLDRAPKEGAELALGEIVLVARSISGGRVNLVGLRLPEEDETPAPLTRTQALRRKLAEIWTSVAGV from the coding sequence ATGGCTTCCCTCGACTCCTTCAGTCTCGCCATATTGCTCGGCGCCGTCCTGGTCATGGCCGGTATCCTGTCGAGCCTGCTTGCGCTGCGCTTTGGTGCGCCGCTGCTGCTGGTCTTCCTCGCGATCGGCATGCTGGCGGGTGATTCGGGTCCGGGCCAGCTCCAGTTCAACGACGTCGGCACGACCTATCTGGTTGGCTCGGTAGCACTGGCCCTGATCCTGTTCGACGGCGGCCTGAAGACTCGCTTTGCCAGCATTCGCACCGTGCTCGCGCCCTCCGTGGTGCTCGCCACCGTCGGCGTGCTCCTGACCGCGCTGATCACGGCGCCGGTCGCGAAATACGCACTCGACCTCAACTGGACGGAGGCGCTGCTGGTCGGCGCCGTGGTCGCGTCGACCGACGCGGCCGCCGTGTTTCTGCTGGTGCACACCCAGGGCCTGCGCCTGCGCCCGCGGGTCGGTGCGACGCTGGAAGCGGAATCCGGCACCAACGATCCCTTCGCGATCTTCCTCACCCTGATGCTGGTCGAATACATCTCGCTGGGGGCGAGCTCGCCCGGCCATGTGGCGATGGAGTTCGTCCAGGAGGCGGTGCTGGGCGCCGTCGTCGGCGTGGTCGGCGGACGTCTCGTCGTCGTCGGGCTCAATCAAGTGGCGTTGCCGCAGGGGCTGCACGCGCCTTTCGTGACAACTGCGGCGCTCGTGATCTTCGGCGGCTCGCAGATCATGCATGCCTCCGGATTCCTGGCCGTGTATCTCGCCGGCATCATCATCGGCAACCGGCCGACGCGCGCGCATAATTCGGTGGTGGCGTTTCTCGACGCCGCGACCTGGCTGGCGCAGATCGTGATGTTCGTGCTGCTCGGCCTTCTGGTGTCGCCGAGCCGGCTCGGCTCCAGCGTGCTGCCGGCGATCGGTGTCGCCTTCGTCCTGATGCTGGTGGCGCGGCCGATCGCGGTGTTCGTGTGCCTGGCGCCGTTCCGTTTCAACTGGCGCGAAAAGATCTTCATTGCCTGGACGGGCCTGCGCGGTGCCGTCGCGATCTTCCTGGCGTCGATCCCGATGCTGGTGGGCCTGTCGAAGGCCTATCTCTATTTCGACGTCGCCTTCGTCGTCGTGATCATTTCGCTGCTGCTGCAAGGCTGGACGCTGGCGCCGGCCGCGCGCAAGCTGCACGTGGCGCTGCCGCGCGCCGAGCGTGGCCCGCGCCGCATCGAGCTGGATCTGCCGGGCCAGCTCGAGCAGCAGCTGGTCGGCTATCCGGTGCGGCCAAAGAGCCTGTATTTCCGCCGCGGGCTGATCCCGTCCTGGTCCAAGCCGACGCTGGTGATCCGCAAGGAGAGCATCCTGACGCCGGTGGAAGCCGAGCCGGTTGCGCCTGGCGATTACATCTATCTGCTGGCGCCGCCGGAAAAAGCCGAGGCGCTCGACCGTTTCTTCGTCGACATGCAGCCGAGCTCGGCGCCAGATCCGCATCTGCTCGGCGACTTCATGGTCTCCGGCGAGCACACGCTCGCCGAACTCGCCGAGATCTACGGCGTGAAGGCCGCCGACGACGAGAGCAAGCTGACCCTCGCCGACTATTTCGACGTCCATCTCGACCGCGCGCCGAAGGAAGGCGCCGAGCTCGCGTTGGGTGAGATCGTGCTCGTCGCGCGCAGCATCTCCGGTGGCCGCGTCAATCTCGTTGGCCTCCGCCTGCCGGAAGAGGACGAGACACCCGCGCCGCTGACGCGCACGCAGGCGCTACGGCGCAAGCTCGCGGAGATCTGGACGTCGGTGGCGGGGGTTTAG
- a CDS encoding PepSY domain-containing protein — MRNLILSAIVAIGLGASAPAMAYDTGDQISMQAALDVATDIGVMTISHTEFAGDEWQIEGRDHRGRWMEVDVDARTGDVRNVDRGW; from the coding sequence ATGCGAAACCTCATCTTGTCCGCCATCGTCGCGATCGGTTTGGGAGCGTCGGCACCGGCGATGGCTTATGACACGGGCGATCAGATCTCGATGCAGGCCGCGCTGGACGTCGCGACCGACATCGGCGTCATGACGATTTCGCATACCGAGTTCGCCGGCGACGAATGGCAGATCGAGGGCCGCGATCACCGCGGCCGCTGGATGGAGGTCGACGTCGACGCCCGAACCGGAGACGTGCGCAACGTCGATCGCGGCTGGTAA
- the modC gene encoding molybdenum ABC transporter ATP-binding protein: protein MLQVNVEKKLGEFSLQASFESEGRVTGLFGASGAGKSSLINMIAGLLRPDRGTIVIDGEVVDDTAAGVHVPTWRRRIGYVFQDARLFPHLNVGQNLDYGRRMNRLAPDPAQRTRVVDLLDIGALLDRRPGKLSGGERQRVALGRALLSKPRLLLLDEPLGALDEARKLEILPYLVRLRDEANIPMVYVSHDVAELRQLATQIVMLRQGRVTSFGGVKVLT, encoded by the coding sequence ATGCTGCAGGTCAATGTCGAAAAGAAGCTCGGCGAGTTTTCGCTCCAGGCATCCTTCGAGAGTGAAGGCCGCGTCACCGGCCTGTTCGGCGCGTCCGGCGCCGGCAAGAGCTCGCTGATCAACATGATCGCCGGGCTGTTACGGCCCGACCGCGGCACCATCGTCATCGACGGCGAAGTTGTCGACGACACCGCCGCCGGCGTTCATGTGCCGACATGGCGCCGCCGCATCGGCTACGTGTTTCAGGACGCGCGGCTGTTTCCGCATCTCAATGTCGGACAGAATCTCGACTATGGAAGGCGGATGAACCGCCTCGCCCCCGATCCGGCTCAGCGCACGCGCGTCGTCGATCTCCTCGACATCGGCGCCCTTCTCGATCGCCGTCCCGGAAAACTCTCCGGCGGCGAGCGCCAGCGCGTCGCGCTCGGCCGCGCACTGCTGTCAAAGCCGCGCCTGCTGCTGCTCGACGAACCGCTCGGCGCGCTCGACGAGGCCCGCAAGCTCGAGATCCTGCCCTATCTGGTGCGACTGCGCGACGAGGCCAATATCCCGATGGTCTATGTCAGCCACGACGTGGCCGAATTGCGCCAGCTCGCAACGCAGATCGTGATGCTCAGGCAGGGCCGGGTGACATCGTTTGGCGGGGTCAAGGTGCTGACGTAG
- the modB gene encoding molybdate ABC transporter permease subunit, protein MLDISPTEWTAILLSLRVAVIATLVATPFGIALAWLLARRDFWGKSFLDAIVHLPLVLPPVVTGYLLLLTFGRRGLVGAFLADHLGIVFAFRWTGAALASGVMSFPLLVRPIRLSIEAIDRRLEQAAETLGAAPFKVFFTVTLPLALPGVLAGMVLGFAKAIGEFGATITFVSNIPGETQTISSAIYSLIQTPDGDAAAARLVMVSVGLAIGALIAAEWFARRATARLHGN, encoded by the coding sequence ATGCTCGACATCTCTCCCACGGAATGGACGGCGATCCTGCTCTCGCTCAGGGTCGCCGTCATCGCTACGCTGGTGGCAACGCCGTTCGGCATTGCGCTGGCATGGCTGCTCGCGCGGCGTGACTTCTGGGGTAAATCGTTTCTCGACGCGATCGTGCATCTGCCGTTGGTGCTACCGCCGGTCGTCACCGGTTATCTCCTTCTTCTCACCTTTGGCCGTCGCGGCCTCGTCGGCGCCTTTCTCGCCGATCATCTCGGCATCGTTTTCGCGTTCCGCTGGACTGGCGCGGCGCTCGCCAGCGGTGTGATGTCTTTTCCCTTGCTGGTGCGCCCGATACGGCTGTCGATCGAGGCGATCGACCGCCGGCTCGAGCAGGCCGCGGAGACGCTTGGCGCCGCGCCCTTCAAGGTGTTCTTCACGGTGACGCTGCCTTTGGCGTTGCCCGGCGTGCTGGCCGGCATGGTGCTCGGCTTTGCCAAAGCGATCGGCGAGTTCGGCGCCACCATCACCTTCGTCTCCAACATTCCCGGCGAGACCCAGACGATTTCGTCGGCGATCTATTCGCTGATCCAGACCCCGGATGGCGACGCCGCCGCGGCGCGGCTCGTGATGGTTTCGGTCGGGCTCGCGATCGGCGCCTTGATCGCCGCCGAATGGTTCGCCCGCCGCGCCACCGCGCGCCTGCACGGGAACTGA
- the modA gene encoding molybdate ABC transporter substrate-binding protein encodes MIRIAGLFTAFVILAGASLSPAAAEDKTITVFAAASMKNALDAVDAAYTAKTGVKVTASYAASSVLARQIEQGAPADVFVSADTDWMDYVTSKKTINEPTRVNLLGNSIVLIAPKDSKIDNVTIAQGFDLAKLAGDGRIATGDVKSVPVGKYAKAALEKLGAWTAAEPKFAMAESVRAALTLVARGEANLGIVYSTDAKVEPGVKIVGTFPENSHPAIIYPVAATTTAKPETNDYLAFLRTSAAKTILEKYGFKFLISPTT; translated from the coding sequence ATGATTCGTATTGCTGGACTTTTCACCGCTTTCGTGATCCTCGCAGGCGCGAGCCTTTCGCCCGCCGCCGCTGAGGACAAGACCATCACCGTGTTCGCCGCCGCCTCGATGAAGAACGCGCTCGACGCGGTCGATGCCGCCTACACCGCCAAGACCGGCGTCAAGGTGACGGCGAGCTACGCCGCGAGCTCGGTGCTCGCCAGGCAGATCGAGCAGGGCGCGCCGGCCGACGTGTTCGTCTCCGCCGACACCGACTGGATGGACTACGTAACCTCCAAGAAGACCATCAACGAGCCGACCCGCGTCAATCTGCTCGGCAACAGCATCGTGCTGATCGCGCCGAAGGATTCGAAAATCGACAACGTCACCATCGCGCAGGGCTTCGATCTTGCGAAACTCGCCGGCGACGGCAGGATCGCGACCGGCGACGTCAAGTCGGTGCCGGTCGGCAAATACGCCAAGGCGGCGTTGGAGAAGCTCGGCGCCTGGACCGCCGCGGAGCCAAAATTCGCCATGGCCGAGAGCGTGCGCGCCGCGCTGACGCTGGTCGCCCGCGGCGAGGCCAATCTCGGCATCGTCTATTCCACCGACGCCAAGGTCGAGCCCGGCGTCAAGATCGTCGGCACCTTCCCGGAAAATTCGCATCCCGCGATCATCTATCCGGTTGCAGCGACCACGACCGCGAAGCCCGAGACGAACGACTATCTCGCCTTCCTGCGCACCTCGGCCGCCAAGACCATTCTGGAAAAATACGGTTTTAAGTTCCTGATCAGCCCGACCACGTAA
- the mepA gene encoding penicillin-insensitive murein endopeptidase yields the protein MSPRRIAPLLLVMALLAAGGALAQDKGSVNPTPLPPLANPNDPKIGAKELFARKLLPSRGPAHIIGSYVKGCIGGAVEMPINGDNWQVMRLSRNRNWGHPDTIALIKRLAAKAHKDAGWPGILVGDIGQPRGGPALSGHASHQIGIDADIWLTPMPDHRLSREEREEMSAVMMVRPDRLDIDPKVFTPGHVLVLRDAAQEPAVQRIFVNPAIKKALCREAKGDRSWLSKIRPWWGHDYHFHIRMRCPAGATECQGQPSQSEDEGCKPSDFAYWFSEGVLHPKPPPEPPKPKPPMTLAQMPAACKAVLHAPDAKP from the coding sequence ATGAGTCCCCGCCGCATCGCTCCTCTCCTGCTTGTCATGGCGCTCCTGGCCGCCGGCGGCGCGCTCGCCCAGGACAAGGGCAGCGTGAATCCAACGCCATTGCCGCCGCTCGCCAATCCCAACGATCCCAAGATCGGCGCCAAGGAGCTGTTTGCGCGAAAACTGCTGCCCTCGCGCGGCCCCGCACATATCATCGGATCCTATGTCAAGGGCTGCATCGGCGGCGCCGTCGAGATGCCGATCAACGGCGACAATTGGCAGGTGATGCGGCTGTCGCGCAATCGCAACTGGGGTCATCCCGACACGATCGCGCTGATCAAGCGCCTTGCCGCCAAGGCGCACAAGGACGCGGGCTGGCCCGGCATCCTGGTCGGCGACATCGGCCAGCCGCGTGGCGGTCCTGCATTGTCCGGGCATGCCAGCCATCAGATCGGGATCGACGCCGACATCTGGCTGACGCCGATGCCGGACCATCGTCTCTCGCGCGAGGAGCGCGAGGAGATGTCGGCAGTGATGATGGTGCGCCCGGATCGGCTCGACATCGATCCAAAGGTGTTCACGCCGGGGCATGTGCTGGTGCTGCGCGATGCCGCGCAGGAGCCGGCGGTGCAGCGCATCTTCGTCAACCCGGCGATCAAGAAGGCGCTGTGCCGCGAGGCCAAGGGCGACCGCTCCTGGCTGTCGAAGATCCGGCCGTGGTGGGGCCACGACTATCATTTCCACATCCGCATGCGCTGCCCGGCGGGCGCGACCGAATGCCAGGGTCAGCCGTCGCAGTCCGAGGACGAGGGCTGCAAGCCCTCCGATTTCGCCTATTGGTTCAGCGAAGGCGTGCTGCATCCGAAGCCGCCGCCCGAGCCGCCGAAACCGAAGCCTCCGATGACGCTGGCGCAGATGCCGGCGGCCTGCAAAGCCGTGCTGCACGCGCCGGACGCGAAGCCGTAA
- a CDS encoding EAL domain-containing protein, producing MSLGPRKPKKRKHTALARAGRWPRKPRFTRARAIERDGADAVIAAARKSHERLRQAVDLLPQGIVILDPEGRYVLWNKQYSEIYSKTADLFQEGARLEDTLRVGVARGDYPEAAGHEDEWIAARLKKLYEPGKRHEQTLSDGRVILIEERRTDDGGVVGLRVDITELKQREASFRLLFDGNPVPMIVCALDDERILGVNDAAIAHYGYSRAEFEKLKIRSLQAFDSEPPWTADRSSEEQAARTWKHVKADGALIDLAIYSRELTYAERPAVLLALMDITERKRAEARLAFMAQHDGLTGLPNRNLLRQQVDDMLLHRRRSTDKVALLMLGLDNFKAVNDTLGHAVGDKLLRGVAKRLRSTLREEDGLARLNSDEFAIVQSGLTRPEDAVLLAKRLLEAIADPYLLDGHSVVIGASIGIAMAPGDGDESEKLLKSADMALSRAKLDARGTFAFFEAALDAKAQSRRKIEVELRDAIQNDVLRPYYQPLIDLSSGRITGFEALVRWPHAERGMVSPAEFIPVAEETGLINPLGGLMLRRACLDAATWPDDVRVAVNLSPLQFRSGNLLSVVTDALKQSGLPPRRLELEITETLLLEKSAQVLATLHALRALGVRISMDDFGTGYSSLSYLRSFPFDKIKIDQSFVRDLGANRESQAIIRSIISLGKGLGVIITAEGVETEAELSCLRTEGCDEGQGFLFSKARPNAEIISLLAAQRGIDEDAALVA from the coding sequence TTGAGTTTGGGGCCTCGAAAACCAAAAAAGCGAAAGCACACGGCGCTCGCCCGGGCCGGCCGGTGGCCGCGCAAGCCGCGCTTTACGCGCGCGCGGGCCATCGAACGAGATGGAGCCGATGCTGTCATCGCAGCGGCGCGCAAATCGCACGAGCGGCTGCGTCAGGCCGTCGACCTGCTGCCGCAGGGTATCGTGATTCTCGATCCCGAAGGCCGTTACGTCCTCTGGAACAAGCAATATTCCGAGATCTACAGCAAGACCGCCGATCTCTTCCAGGAAGGCGCGCGGCTGGAAGATACGCTGCGCGTCGGCGTTGCCCGCGGCGACTATCCGGAAGCCGCCGGCCACGAGGACGAATGGATCGCCGCACGGCTGAAGAAGCTCTACGAGCCCGGCAAACGCCACGAGCAGACGCTCTCCGACGGCCGCGTTATCCTGATCGAGGAGCGCCGCACCGACGACGGCGGCGTGGTCGGCCTGCGCGTCGACATCACCGAATTGAAGCAGCGCGAGGCCTCGTTCCGCCTGCTGTTCGACGGCAATCCCGTGCCCATGATCGTCTGCGCGCTGGACGACGAGCGCATCCTCGGCGTCAACGACGCTGCGATCGCGCATTACGGTTATAGCCGCGCCGAGTTCGAGAAGCTGAAGATCCGCTCCTTGCAGGCCTTCGACAGCGAGCCGCCCTGGACCGCCGATCGGTCCAGCGAGGAGCAGGCCGCGCGCACCTGGAAGCACGTCAAGGCCGACGGTGCGCTGATCGATCTGGCGATCTATTCCCGCGAACTGACCTATGCCGAGCGGCCGGCGGTACTGCTCGCGCTGATGGACATCACCGAGCGCAAGCGCGCCGAGGCGCGGCTCGCCTTTATGGCTCAGCATGACGGCCTGACCGGTCTGCCGAACCGCAACCTGCTGCGCCAGCAGGTGGATGACATGCTCCTGCATAGGCGTCGCAGCACCGACAAAGTCGCGCTGCTGATGCTGGGCCTAGACAATTTCAAGGCCGTCAACGACACGCTCGGACATGCGGTCGGCGACAAGCTGCTGCGCGGTGTCGCCAAGCGCCTGCGCTCGACGCTCCGCGAGGAGGATGGGCTGGCGCGGCTGAACTCCGACGAATTCGCGATCGTGCAGAGCGGCCTGACCCGCCCCGAGGATGCGGTTCTGCTGGCCAAGCGTCTGCTCGAAGCCATCGCCGATCCCTATCTACTCGACGGTCATTCCGTGGTGATCGGCGCCTCCATCGGCATCGCGATGGCGCCCGGCGACGGCGACGAGTCCGAAAAGCTGCTCAAGAGCGCCGACATGGCGCTGTCGCGCGCCAAGCTAGATGCCCGCGGCACTTTCGCTTTCTTCGAGGCCGCGCTCGATGCGAAGGCCCAGAGCCGCCGCAAGATCGAAGTCGAGCTGCGCGACGCGATCCAGAACGACGTGCTGCGTCCCTATTATCAGCCGCTGATCGACCTCTCGAGCGGCCGCATCACCGGCTTCGAGGCGTTGGTGCGCTGGCCGCATGCCGAGCGCGGCATGGTCTCGCCGGCCGAGTTCATTCCGGTCGCGGAAGAAACCGGTCTCATCAACCCTCTCGGCGGCCTGATGCTGCGCCGCGCCTGCCTCGATGCCGCGACCTGGCCGGATGACGTCCGCGTCGCCGTCAATTTGTCGCCGCTCCAGTTCCGCAGCGGCAATCTGCTCTCGGTGGTGACGGATGCGCTGAAACAGTCCGGCCTGCCGCCGCGGCGGCTCGAGCTCGAGATCACGGAGACGCTGCTGCTCGAGAAGAGCGCGCAGGTGCTGGCGACACTGCACGCGCTGCGCGCGCTCGGCGTGCGCATCTCGATGGATGATTTCGGCACCGGCTATTCCAGCCTCAGCTATTTGCGCAGCTTTCCCTTCGACAAGATCAAGATCGACCAGTCGTTCGTGCGCGACTTGGGCGCCAATCGCGAGTCGCAGGCGATCATCCGCTCCATCATCAGCCTCGGCAAAGGCCTCGGCGTCATCATCACCGCCGAAGGGGTCGAGACCGAGGCCGAACTGAGCTGCCTGCGCACCGAGGGCTGCGACGAGGGCCAGGGCTTTCTGTTCAGCAAGGCCCGGCCCAATGCCGAGATCATCAGCCTGCTGGCCGCGCAGCGCGGCATTGACGAGGACGCCGCGCTGGTGGCGTGA
- a CDS encoding acyl-CoA dehydrogenase family protein produces the protein MNATSGFGLVERARAIAPLIAGEANEIERMRRLTPDVVNALIENGLYRALLPQNLGGSEAPPEIFMQMLEEIAKADASTAWCLGQCSVCAMIAAALDHETAHEIFNTAPGVLAWGAVAHEARAVEGGYRVTARWDFASGSRQASWLGAHVRIVGSDGTPRKNADGSPEMRTILFPLASAVMHDVWQAIGLAGTGTDSYEVHDLFVPDRFAVFRDVPGALREPGPLYRLPTGSTFSLGFAAVSLGLARATLDAAVGLARAKHQSLAAHAMRDNQAVQGLIGRTEADLRAARAYLYATANAMWRDLSATGQFSPAHRSAVRLAATWTIQQSANVVDTAYHMAGATAVFRSNPFERRFRDMHAITQQIQARDTHYEDVGKMILSQ, from the coding sequence ATGAACGCAACCTCCGGGTTTGGCCTGGTCGAGCGGGCGCGCGCCATCGCACCGCTGATTGCGGGCGAGGCGAACGAGATCGAGCGGATGCGGCGGCTGACACCTGATGTCGTCAATGCGCTGATCGAGAACGGGCTCTATCGCGCGCTGCTGCCGCAAAACCTCGGCGGATCGGAAGCGCCGCCCGAGATCTTCATGCAGATGCTGGAGGAGATCGCGAAGGCCGATGCCTCCACGGCCTGGTGCCTCGGCCAGTGCAGCGTCTGCGCCATGATCGCAGCCGCGCTCGACCACGAGACCGCGCACGAGATATTCAACACCGCGCCCGGCGTCCTCGCCTGGGGCGCGGTTGCGCATGAGGCGCGCGCAGTCGAGGGCGGCTACCGGGTCACGGCGCGCTGGGATTTCGCGTCGGGCTCGCGGCAGGCGAGCTGGCTTGGCGCGCATGTCCGTATCGTCGGCAGCGACGGCACGCCGCGCAAGAATGCCGATGGCTCACCGGAGATGCGCACCATCCTGTTTCCGCTCGCGAGCGCCGTGATGCACGACGTCTGGCAGGCGATCGGGCTCGCCGGCACCGGCACCGATTCCTACGAGGTGCACGACCTCTTCGTTCCCGATCGCTTTGCCGTGTTCCGCGACGTGCCGGGCGCTTTGCGCGAGCCGGGCCCGCTCTACCGGCTTCCCACCGGATCGACCTTCAGCCTCGGCTTTGCCGCGGTCTCGCTCGGCCTCGCACGCGCGACGCTGGATGCGGCGGTTGGGTTGGCGCGCGCCAAGCACCAGTCGCTGGCAGCACACGCCATGCGCGACAACCAGGCGGTCCAGGGCCTGATCGGCCGCACCGAGGCGGATTTGCGCGCCGCCCGCGCCTATCTTTATGCCACGGCGAATGCGATGTGGCGCGACCTCTCGGCAACCGGTCAATTCAGTCCGGCGCATCGCAGCGCGGTCCGTCTCGCCGCGACCTGGACCATCCAGCAATCGGCCAACGTGGTCGACACCGCCTATCACATGGCCGGCGCCACCGCGGTATTCCGCAGCAATCCGTTCGAGCGGCGGTTTCGTGACATGCACGCGATCACGCAGCAGATCCAGGCGCGGGACACGCATTACGAGGACGTCGGCAAGATGATTCTCAGCCAATAG
- a CDS encoding GNAT family N-acetyltransferase: MDCTIGDCTIRDCTIRDCTIRPALDDDAADISTVILRALRETNAKDYTDEIIARVEQSFSPDAVRALIAKRTVFVAIIGDRVVGTASLDGSIVRTVFVAPDVQARGIGKLLMAAIEHIARARNIPMLKVPSSVTAETFYARLGFKAVRDSYHGDERTIIMERLLHAPLQGPIAAA; encoded by the coding sequence ATGGACTGCACGATCGGGGACTGCACGATCCGGGACTGCACGATCCGGGACTGCACGATCCGGCCCGCGCTTGACGATGATGCCGCCGACATCAGTACGGTCATCCTGCGTGCACTGCGCGAAACCAATGCCAAGGACTATACGGACGAGATCATCGCCAGGGTCGAGCAGAGCTTCAGCCCGGACGCCGTGCGGGCTCTGATCGCAAAGCGCACCGTCTTCGTCGCCATCATCGGTGATCGCGTCGTCGGAACGGCAAGCCTCGACGGAAGCATCGTCCGCACCGTGTTCGTGGCGCCCGACGTTCAGGCCCGCGGCATCGGCAAGCTGCTGATGGCCGCGATCGAGCACATCGCGCGCGCCCGAAACATTCCCATGCTAAAGGTTCCGTCGTCAGTCACCGCCGAGACATTCTACGCGCGGCTCGGCTTCAAGGCCGTGCGCGACAGCTATCATGGTGACGAGCGCACGATCATCATGGAGCGGCTGCTCCATGCCCCCTTGCAAGGGCCGATAGCCGCAGCTTGA
- a CDS encoding amidase family protein yields MKKPTRRAAVAVGAAAPAELRLADAPMSDIIDALAGGRATASALTKAYLARIAAYDRGGPMLNSVRALNPDALTIAAKLDDTKPSARRPLAGVPILIKDNIATSDKQPTTAGSLALEGTRARADATIVKLLRKAGAVILGKANLTEFANILAVDMPSGYSSLGGQVKNPYAPALMGKHDIPLVQPGGSSSGSAVAVAAGLCAASIGTETSGSLLHPASRNGLVTVKPTVGLISRAGIVPIAHSQDTAGPMTRTVRDAAMLLNVLAAKDLRDPATERQRRPADYTAGLAPDAMKGARIGVPSDPDDPLNDCYYGKLPPDGAKVMTAVVEVLEDLGAVIMRANMPTRGWIAGPGTNMAVLNRNPLSSNKGNPTGSPIVFLYELKHGLNLYLQDWATNTDIKTMADIIAFNAAHAEKALRFGQDLFLAADLTKGDLSEREYKSARAMDLLAAKTRGMDAYMNQHKLDAVLFPGAMGAAIAAKAGYPSVMVPAGFVSGADGKDTPDYPLGVSFAGPAWTEHKLLRLAYAYEQASNMRKAPPGLAAL; encoded by the coding sequence ATGAAGAAGCCAACCCGTCGCGCTGCGGTAGCCGTCGGCGCCGCGGCGCCGGCCGAGCTCAGGCTCGCCGACGCGCCGATGAGCGACATCATCGATGCCCTTGCCGGCGGTCGGGCCACCGCCTCAGCACTGACCAAGGCCTATCTCGCGCGCATTGCGGCCTACGACCGCGGCGGGCCGATGCTGAATTCGGTCCGCGCGCTCAATCCCGATGCGCTGACGATCGCAGCCAAGCTCGACGACACCAAACCGTCGGCGAGGCGCCCGCTGGCCGGCGTGCCGATCCTGATCAAGGACAACATCGCAACCTCCGACAAGCAGCCGACGACGGCGGGCTCGCTGGCGCTGGAGGGCACGCGCGCCAGAGCTGATGCCACAATCGTCAAGTTGCTGCGAAAGGCCGGCGCGGTGATCCTGGGCAAGGCGAACCTGACCGAGTTCGCCAACATCCTCGCGGTCGACATGCCCTCGGGCTATTCCTCGCTCGGCGGACAGGTGAAGAACCCTTACGCGCCGGCGCTGATGGGCAAGCACGACATTCCGCTCGTGCAGCCGGGCGGCTCGAGTTCGGGTTCGGCGGTCGCCGTGGCGGCGGGTCTGTGCGCAGCCTCGATCGGTACCGAGACCTCGGGCTCGCTGCTGCACCCCGCCAGCCGGAACGGCCTGGTCACGGTCAAGCCGACCGTCGGCCTGATCAGCCGCGCCGGCATCGTGCCGATCGCGCACAGCCAGGACACCGCAGGACCGATGACGCGCACCGTGCGCGACGCCGCGATGCTGTTGAATGTGCTCGCAGCCAAGGACTTGCGCGACCCCGCGACGGAACGCCAGCGGCGGCCGGCCGACTACACCGCGGGCCTCGCACCTGATGCGATGAAGGGCGCGCGCATCGGCGTGCCGAGCGACCCCGACGACCCACTGAACGATTGCTACTACGGCAAATTGCCACCCGACGGGGCCAAGGTGATGACCGCCGTGGTCGAAGTGCTGGAGGATCTCGGCGCCGTCATCATGCGCGCAAATATGCCGACACGGGGCTGGATCGCCGGGCCGGGCACCAACATGGCCGTGCTCAACCGCAATCCGCTGAGCAGCAACAAGGGCAATCCGACCGGATCGCCGATCGTCTTCCTCTACGAGCTGAAGCACGGTCTCAATCTCTACCTCCAGGATTGGGCGACCAATACAGACATCAAGACCATGGCCGACATCATCGCCTTCAACGCGGCGCACGCGGAGAAAGCGCTGCGTTTCGGCCAGGACCTGTTCCTCGCCGCCGACCTCACCAAAGGCGATCTGAGCGAGCGCGAGTACAAGTCGGCACGTGCCATGGATCTGCTCGCGGCCAAGACGCGCGGCATGGATGCCTACATGAACCAGCACAAGCTCGATGCCGTCCTGTTCCCCGGCGCCATGGGCGCAGCAATTGCAGCCAAGGCCGGCTATCCCAGCGTCATGGTGCCCGCCGGCTTCGTCTCCGGGGCCGATGGCAAGGACACGCCCGATTATCCGCTCGGCGTCAGCTTCGCAGGTCCCGCCTGGACCGAGCACAAGCTGTTGCGTCTCGCCTATGCCTATGAGCAGGCCTCGAACATGCGCAAAGCCCCACCCGGCCTGGCGGCGCTGTAG